In the genome of Drosophila subpulchrella strain 33 F10 #4 breed RU33 chromosome 2L, RU_Dsub_v1.1 Primary Assembly, whole genome shotgun sequence, one region contains:
- the LOC119547108 gene encoding transmembrane protein 147 yields MTLYHFGNCVALLTPYYFTYKYSGLSEYGAFWKCVQAGGIYIFTQLVKMLVLATFFYSDAPSSSGEFNFFAEIFRCSVDIADLLGFALILSRIPGKGHSKLITAGLGWATAEVILSRGIMLWVGARGTEFSWIYILKCLESNVLLVQHITTATLIWLFTRHDLNKALKPLVSLLLAVTVFKGVWLEGMLHILTLGPWLTVAVKALVAAVIGFCTLHIYSGLAQQIGI; encoded by the exons ATGACACTGTATCACTTTGGAAATTGCGTGGCCCTGCTGACGCCGTACTACTTCACCTACAAATACTCCGGCCT ATCAGAATATGGAGCCTTCTGGAAGTGCGTGCAGGCCGGCGGCATTTACATATTCACACAGCTCGTCAAGATGCTCGTGCTGGCCACATTCTTCTACTCGGACGCACCTTCCTCCAGCGGCGAGTTCAACTTCTTCGCG GAGATCTTCAGGTGCAGCGTGGACATCGCCGATCTGCTCGGGTTTGCCCTTATCCTGAGTCGCATTCCTGGCAAGGGACACTCCAAACTTATCACCGCTGGACTTGGAT GGGCCACTGCCGAGGTGATTCTCTCTCGAGGCATTATGCTGTGGGTAGGAGCCCGAGGAACTGAGTTCAGCTGGATCTACATACTCAAGTGTCTGGAGTCGAATGTGCTCCTGGTGCAGCACATAACCACGGCCACTCTGATCTGGCTGTTCACCCGTCACGATCTCAACAAGGCGCTGAAACCGCTGGTTAGTTTGTTGCTGGCGGTGACAGTCTTCAAGGGCGTCTGGCTAGAGGGCATGCTCCACATCCTGACCCTCGGACCCTGGCTGACGGTGGCTGTGAAAGCGCTCGTGGCTGCCGTAATTGGATTCTGCACGCTGCACATCTACTCGGGTCTGGCCCAGCAGATCGGCATTTAA
- the LOC119547106 gene encoding uncharacterized protein LOC119547106 isoform X2, protein MAIPKLDLDLFKGNILDSCWKVGGRGRKSHSSAFAQFDRNEIAAVDIVACCKQITNLIEENSFRGRRSNLLATRKKENFSFKDFSRLAYGATNIYRCQVDILLGDTMLLMEQMKRTNVDLVLTTTKSVVVKESGIGCQRKRKRVITKKSKVTVSKRPRLQESELLDKSTQEYYENILSECQLWQSEYTQQVEEDLHESIEPPRSCTQSKSYHAITITEEFQIHEDQSHIMPSDGFGDGEDMDLTIFEELFPKGDQRKTLKRRSVTQDSTDILPDKMPRLDEVNVFEANNAIMTQIFPHNIEPADISQVCCEPSVQYVLENFEEITYSKPKNRRKRKLIVDKRIEYTKEQLVKQRLKYMNDYSSREVIVKEPSKQLKTPNELLCKLNNNEFTETLSKEIFAQLAGKKSSRNTDAYINQPIPLEMEDILLTPEQPSYVIGNDLPINNNNLYERSLLCQNNNFDIHSVMMELLSIWRNNPEIIGINANDFIKSFVDRIKASLAFLHLLYLRRDRFIEISKRINSLEMDQITLGKESAKLIENLTQGETF, encoded by the exons ATGGCGATACCTAAGCTGGACTTAGATTTGTTTAAGGGAAACATCCTCGATTCGTGCTGGAAAGTGGGAGGCCGAGGCCGCAAGTCCCATTCATCGGCTTTTGCACAATTCGATCGTAATGAGATCGCCGCTGTGGATATAGTCGCTTGTTG CAAGCAAATCACTAATTTAATAGAAGAAAACTCATTTAGAGGCCGCCGATCAAATCTTTTGGCAACAAGGAAGAAggaaaattttagttttaaggATTTTTCGCGCTTGGCATACGGCGCTACCAATATTTATAGATGTCAGGTGGACATACTTTTGG GGGATACCATGCTTTTGATGGAGCAAATGAAACGTACCAACGTGGATTTGGTTCTTACGACCACGAAATCTGTAGTGGTCAAGGAATCGGGGATAGGATGCCAACGCAAACGTAAGCGCGTGATTACCAAGAAGTCAAAGGTCACCGTCTCCAAGCGTCCCAGATTGCAGGAGTCGGAGCTTCTGGACAAATCCACTCAGGAGTATTACGAAAATATACTATCCGAATGTCAGTTGTGGCAATCAGAGTACACACAGCAGGTGGAAGAGGACTTACACGAG TCCATTGAACCACCCAGAAGTTGCACACAATCAAAGTCATATCATGCCATTACCATTACCGAAGAATTTCAAATTCACGAAGATCAGAGCCATATTATGCCATCTGATGGTTTTGGCGACGGCGAGGATATGGATTTAACCATTTTCGAAGAACTTTTCCCCAAAGGCGACCAAAGGAAAACAT tAAAGCGGCGCTCAGTAACCCAAGATTCAACTGACATTTTACCAGATAAAATGCCGAGATTGGATGAAGTAAATGTTTTCGAAGCTAACAATGCTATTATGACCCAAATCTTTCCGCATAACATTGAGCCAGCTGACATATCTCAAGTATGCTGCGAACCATCGGTCCAGTATGTATTGGAGAATTTTGAAGAAATCACATACAGCAAGCCGAAAAATCGTCGCAAAAGAAAGCTGATAGTAGACAAGCGTATTGAGTACACTAAAGAACAACTGGTAAAGCAAAGACTCAAGTATATGAATGATTATTCATCTAGAGAGGTTATAGTAAAAGAGCCATCGAAACAGCTAAAAACACCGAACGAACTTTTATGTAAACTGAATAACAA CGAATTTACAGAGACGCTTTCCAAGGAAATCTTTGCTCAGCTAGCTGGCAAGAAAAGTTCAAGAAATACAGACGCATATATAAATCAACCTATTCCCCTCGAAATGGAAGACATTTTACTAACTCCTGAGCAACCTAGCTATGTAATTGGTAACGATCTACCAATCAATAATAACAATTTGTATGAACGCAGTCTACTATGTCAGAATAATAATTTTG ATATTCATAGCGTGATGATGGAACTTTTAAGCATTTGGCGTAATAATCCAGAAATCATTGGAATCAATGCCAATGATTTCATCAAATCTTTTGTTGATCGCATCAAGGCTTCGCTAGCTTTTCTTCATTTGTTGT ATCTTAGACGCGACAGATTCATAGAGATCTCAAAGCGAATTAACTCCCTTGAAATGGACCAAATTACTCTGGGCAAAGAGTCCGCTAAGCTCATAGAAAATCTTACGCAAGGCGAGACTttctaa
- the LOC119547106 gene encoding uncharacterized protein LOC119547106 isoform X1 — protein sequence MAIPKLDLDLFKGNILDSCWKVGGRGRKSHSSAFAQFDRNEIAAVDIVACCKQITNLIEENSFRGRRSNLLATRKKENFSFKDFSRLAYGATNIYRCQVDILLGDTMLLMEQMKRTNVDLVLTTTKSVVVKESGIGCQRKRKRVITKKSKVTVSKRPRLQESELLDKSTQEYYENILSECQLWQSEYTQQVEEDLHESIEPPRSCTQSKSYHAITITEEFQIHEDQSHIMPSDGFGDGEDMDLTIFEELFPKGDQRKTLKRRSVTQDSTDILPDKMPRLDEVNVFEANNAIMTQIFPHNIEPADISQVCCEPSVQYVLENFEEITYSKPKNRRKRKLIVDKRIEYTKEQLVKQRLKYMNDYSSREVIVKEPSKQLKTPNELLCKLNNNLFCSAISNNIGINSNKDQMQNESENTLRTIFGSEFTETLSKEIFAQLAGKKSSRNTDAYINQPIPLEMEDILLTPEQPSYVIGNDLPINNNNLYERSLLCQNNNFDIHSVMMELLSIWRNNPEIIGINANDFIKSFVDRIKASLAFLHLLYLRRDRFIEISKRINSLEMDQITLGKESAKLIENLTQGETF from the exons ATGGCGATACCTAAGCTGGACTTAGATTTGTTTAAGGGAAACATCCTCGATTCGTGCTGGAAAGTGGGAGGCCGAGGCCGCAAGTCCCATTCATCGGCTTTTGCACAATTCGATCGTAATGAGATCGCCGCTGTGGATATAGTCGCTTGTTG CAAGCAAATCACTAATTTAATAGAAGAAAACTCATTTAGAGGCCGCCGATCAAATCTTTTGGCAACAAGGAAGAAggaaaattttagttttaaggATTTTTCGCGCTTGGCATACGGCGCTACCAATATTTATAGATGTCAGGTGGACATACTTTTGG GGGATACCATGCTTTTGATGGAGCAAATGAAACGTACCAACGTGGATTTGGTTCTTACGACCACGAAATCTGTAGTGGTCAAGGAATCGGGGATAGGATGCCAACGCAAACGTAAGCGCGTGATTACCAAGAAGTCAAAGGTCACCGTCTCCAAGCGTCCCAGATTGCAGGAGTCGGAGCTTCTGGACAAATCCACTCAGGAGTATTACGAAAATATACTATCCGAATGTCAGTTGTGGCAATCAGAGTACACACAGCAGGTGGAAGAGGACTTACACGAG TCCATTGAACCACCCAGAAGTTGCACACAATCAAAGTCATATCATGCCATTACCATTACCGAAGAATTTCAAATTCACGAAGATCAGAGCCATATTATGCCATCTGATGGTTTTGGCGACGGCGAGGATATGGATTTAACCATTTTCGAAGAACTTTTCCCCAAAGGCGACCAAAGGAAAACAT tAAAGCGGCGCTCAGTAACCCAAGATTCAACTGACATTTTACCAGATAAAATGCCGAGATTGGATGAAGTAAATGTTTTCGAAGCTAACAATGCTATTATGACCCAAATCTTTCCGCATAACATTGAGCCAGCTGACATATCTCAAGTATGCTGCGAACCATCGGTCCAGTATGTATTGGAGAATTTTGAAGAAATCACATACAGCAAGCCGAAAAATCGTCGCAAAAGAAAGCTGATAGTAGACAAGCGTATTGAGTACACTAAAGAACAACTGGTAAAGCAAAGACTCAAGTATATGAATGATTATTCATCTAGAGAGGTTATAGTAAAAGAGCCATCGAAACAGCTAAAAACACCGAACGAACTTTTATGTAAACTGAATAACAA tttattttgttCAGCTATAAGTAATAACATCGGCATTAACTCAAATAAAGATCAAATGCAAAACGAGTCTGAAAATACATTAAGAACAATATTTGGCAGCGAATTTACAGAGACGCTTTCCAAGGAAATCTTTGCTCAGCTAGCTGGCAAGAAAAGTTCAAGAAATACAGACGCATATATAAATCAACCTATTCCCCTCGAAATGGAAGACATTTTACTAACTCCTGAGCAACCTAGCTATGTAATTGGTAACGATCTACCAATCAATAATAACAATTTGTATGAACGCAGTCTACTATGTCAGAATAATAATTTTG ATATTCATAGCGTGATGATGGAACTTTTAAGCATTTGGCGTAATAATCCAGAAATCATTGGAATCAATGCCAATGATTTCATCAAATCTTTTGTTGATCGCATCAAGGCTTCGCTAGCTTTTCTTCATTTGTTGT ATCTTAGACGCGACAGATTCATAGAGATCTCAAAGCGAATTAACTCCCTTGAAATGGACCAAATTACTCTGGGCAAAGAGTCCGCTAAGCTCATAGAAAATCTTACGCAAGGCGAGACTttctaa
- the LOC119547106 gene encoding uncharacterized protein LOC119547106 isoform X3, whose translation MLLMEQMKRTNVDLVLTTTKSVVVKESGIGCQRKRKRVITKKSKVTVSKRPRLQESELLDKSTQEYYENILSECQLWQSEYTQQVEEDLHESIEPPRSCTQSKSYHAITITEEFQIHEDQSHIMPSDGFGDGEDMDLTIFEELFPKGDQRKTLKRRSVTQDSTDILPDKMPRLDEVNVFEANNAIMTQIFPHNIEPADISQVCCEPSVQYVLENFEEITYSKPKNRRKRKLIVDKRIEYTKEQLVKQRLKYMNDYSSREVIVKEPSKQLKTPNELLCKLNNNLFCSAISNNIGINSNKDQMQNESENTLRTIFGSEFTETLSKEIFAQLAGKKSSRNTDAYINQPIPLEMEDILLTPEQPSYVIGNDLPINNNNLYERSLLCQNNNFDIHSVMMELLSIWRNNPEIIGINANDFIKSFVDRIKASLAFLHLLYLRRDRFIEISKRINSLEMDQITLGKESAKLIENLTQGETF comes from the exons ATGCTTTTGATGGAGCAAATGAAACGTACCAACGTGGATTTGGTTCTTACGACCACGAAATCTGTAGTGGTCAAGGAATCGGGGATAGGATGCCAACGCAAACGTAAGCGCGTGATTACCAAGAAGTCAAAGGTCACCGTCTCCAAGCGTCCCAGATTGCAGGAGTCGGAGCTTCTGGACAAATCCACTCAGGAGTATTACGAAAATATACTATCCGAATGTCAGTTGTGGCAATCAGAGTACACACAGCAGGTGGAAGAGGACTTACACGAG TCCATTGAACCACCCAGAAGTTGCACACAATCAAAGTCATATCATGCCATTACCATTACCGAAGAATTTCAAATTCACGAAGATCAGAGCCATATTATGCCATCTGATGGTTTTGGCGACGGCGAGGATATGGATTTAACCATTTTCGAAGAACTTTTCCCCAAAGGCGACCAAAGGAAAACAT tAAAGCGGCGCTCAGTAACCCAAGATTCAACTGACATTTTACCAGATAAAATGCCGAGATTGGATGAAGTAAATGTTTTCGAAGCTAACAATGCTATTATGACCCAAATCTTTCCGCATAACATTGAGCCAGCTGACATATCTCAAGTATGCTGCGAACCATCGGTCCAGTATGTATTGGAGAATTTTGAAGAAATCACATACAGCAAGCCGAAAAATCGTCGCAAAAGAAAGCTGATAGTAGACAAGCGTATTGAGTACACTAAAGAACAACTGGTAAAGCAAAGACTCAAGTATATGAATGATTATTCATCTAGAGAGGTTATAGTAAAAGAGCCATCGAAACAGCTAAAAACACCGAACGAACTTTTATGTAAACTGAATAACAA tttattttgttCAGCTATAAGTAATAACATCGGCATTAACTCAAATAAAGATCAAATGCAAAACGAGTCTGAAAATACATTAAGAACAATATTTGGCAGCGAATTTACAGAGACGCTTTCCAAGGAAATCTTTGCTCAGCTAGCTGGCAAGAAAAGTTCAAGAAATACAGACGCATATATAAATCAACCTATTCCCCTCGAAATGGAAGACATTTTACTAACTCCTGAGCAACCTAGCTATGTAATTGGTAACGATCTACCAATCAATAATAACAATTTGTATGAACGCAGTCTACTATGTCAGAATAATAATTTTG ATATTCATAGCGTGATGATGGAACTTTTAAGCATTTGGCGTAATAATCCAGAAATCATTGGAATCAATGCCAATGATTTCATCAAATCTTTTGTTGATCGCATCAAGGCTTCGCTAGCTTTTCTTCATTTGTTGT ATCTTAGACGCGACAGATTCATAGAGATCTCAAAGCGAATTAACTCCCTTGAAATGGACCAAATTACTCTGGGCAAAGAGTCCGCTAAGCTCATAGAAAATCTTACGCAAGGCGAGACTttctaa
- the LOC119547106 gene encoding uncharacterized protein LOC119547106 isoform X4 — protein MAIPKLDLDLFKGNILDSCWKVGGRGRKSHSSAFAQFDRNEIAAVDIVACCKQITNLIEENSFRGRRSNLLATRKKENFSFKDFSRLAYGATNIYRCQVDILLGDTMLLMEQMKRTNVDLVLTTTKSVVVKESGIGCQRKRKRVITKKSKVTVSKRPRLQESELLDKSTQEYYENILSECQLWQSEYTQQVEEDLHESIEPPRSCTQSKSYHAITITEEFQIHEDQSHIMPSDGFGDGEDMDLTIFEELFPKGDQRKTSALSNPRFN, from the exons ATGGCGATACCTAAGCTGGACTTAGATTTGTTTAAGGGAAACATCCTCGATTCGTGCTGGAAAGTGGGAGGCCGAGGCCGCAAGTCCCATTCATCGGCTTTTGCACAATTCGATCGTAATGAGATCGCCGCTGTGGATATAGTCGCTTGTTG CAAGCAAATCACTAATTTAATAGAAGAAAACTCATTTAGAGGCCGCCGATCAAATCTTTTGGCAACAAGGAAGAAggaaaattttagttttaaggATTTTTCGCGCTTGGCATACGGCGCTACCAATATTTATAGATGTCAGGTGGACATACTTTTGG GGGATACCATGCTTTTGATGGAGCAAATGAAACGTACCAACGTGGATTTGGTTCTTACGACCACGAAATCTGTAGTGGTCAAGGAATCGGGGATAGGATGCCAACGCAAACGTAAGCGCGTGATTACCAAGAAGTCAAAGGTCACCGTCTCCAAGCGTCCCAGATTGCAGGAGTCGGAGCTTCTGGACAAATCCACTCAGGAGTATTACGAAAATATACTATCCGAATGTCAGTTGTGGCAATCAGAGTACACACAGCAGGTGGAAGAGGACTTACACGAG TCCATTGAACCACCCAGAAGTTGCACACAATCAAAGTCATATCATGCCATTACCATTACCGAAGAATTTCAAATTCACGAAGATCAGAGCCATATTATGCCATCTGATGGTTTTGGCGACGGCGAGGATATGGATTTAACCATTTTCGAAGAACTTTTCCCCAAAGGCGACCAAAGGAAAACAT CGGCGCTCAGTAACCCAAGATTCAACTGA
- the LOC119547109 gene encoding glia maturation factor beta, whose product MGDNNICDISNEVLEELKKFRFSKSKNNAALILKVDREKQSVVLDEFIDDISVDELQETLPGHQPRYVIYTYKMVHDDQRVSYPMCFIFYTPRDSQIELQMMYACTKGALQRQVDLTRVYEIRELDELTEEWLKAKLK is encoded by the exons ATG GGTGATAACAATATATGCGATATTAGCAACGAAGTTCTGGAGGAACTGAAGAAGTTTCGATTCAGCAAGAGCAAAAATAATGCCGCTTTGATAT TGAAAGTCGACCGGGAGAAGCAGTCTGTGGTTCTGGATGAGTTTATCGACGATATTTCAGTTGACGAACTGCAGGAAACACTGCCAGGACACCAGCCCCGATATGTGATCTATACTTATAAGATGGTGCACGACGATCAGCGCGTTTCCTACCCGATGTGCTTTATCTTTTACACACCAAGGGATAGTCAG ATCGAACTGCAGATGATGTATGCCTGCACAAAGGGCGCCCTTCAGCGCCAAGTGGATCTCACACGCGTCTACGAAATTCGCGAGCTGGACGAACTCACCGAGGAGTGGCTGAAAGCCAAGCTCAAGTAG
- the LOC119547107 gene encoding zinc finger protein OZF, which produces MDYNIHKICRVCLEELHPVTSIYSTDFAMMPSVMLMQCAKIRVLKTDGLPSVICNNCIYRLGVAFHFKQECENNDLRLRQYLGILESWRQDAATNTDFVEKPSLPQRDSDEEEPVETKGSKRRSRYQRKPPEEHKKRGPKPVPKMPHTCYECHKSFKCIAQLTQHIRTHTGEKPYQCSFCIQRFAQKYNLKVHERTHTGDKPFQCEICSKQFSALGNFQAHQKIHLGVRDQICSLCPKAFYTAGDLSKHMITHTGIKNHHCDVCGKAFSRRRDMRSHKLKLHPLESSTNHDIVDDDDDEPIDTDPVGLDTLDHAHFKCPDCDKAFDTADSLSLHFRTHAVNNNLLNLPLPPAPPMSHHYHHDALHHLGPPNPATQMGMAAMAHMLAPPPPPPPTPSEGRYTMLHHTAAQRLHY; this is translated from the exons ATGGACTATAATATACACAAAATATGTCGTGTTTGCCTGGAGGAGCTACATCCGGTGACTTCGATTTATAGCACAGACTTTGCCATGATGCCCTCGGTGATGTTGATGCAATGTGCCAAAATTAGA GTGCTTAAAACCGATGGCTTGCCCTCGGTGATCTGCAACAATTGCATTTACCGGTTGGGAGTCGCTTTCCACTTCAAACAGGAGTGCGAGAACAACGATCTGCGGCTCCGCCAATATTTGGGCATCCTGGAGTCCTGGCGCCAGGATGCGGCAACCAACACGGACTTTGTGGAGAAGCCCTCGCTTCCGCAGCGCGACAGCGACGAGGAGGAGCCGGTGGAAACCAAAGGAAGCAAGAGGCGATCCCGCTACCAAAGGAAGCCTCCAGAGGAGCACAAGAAACGGGGTCCCAAACCGGTGCCAAAGATGCCTCACACTTGCTACGAATGCCACAAGAGTTTTAAGTGCATCGCCCAACTAACGCAGCACATTAGAACTCATACGGGAGAGAAACCCTATCAATGCAGCTTTTGCATCCAGAGATTTGCCCAGAAGTACAACCTAAAAGTCCATGAACGGACTCACACGGGCGACAAGCCATTTCAATGTGAGATATGCTCCAAACAGTTCTCGGCATTGGGCAACTTTCAAGCGCATCAAAAGATTCACTTGGGAGTGCGGGATCAGATTTGCTCGCTCTGTCCAAAGGCCTTCTACACAGCCGGTGATCTCTCCAAGCATATGATAACCCATACTGGTATTAAAAACCACCATTGCGATGTTTGCGGCAAGGCTTTTAGCAGGCGAAGAGATATGCGATCTCATAAACTGAAGCTGCATCCTTTGGAGTCCAGCACGAATCATGACATAgttgacgatgatgatgacgagCCCATAGATACGGATCCCGTGGGTCTGGACACCCTGGATCACGCACACTTTAAGTGCCCGGACTGCGACAAGGCTTTCGATACGGCGGACAGTCTTAGTTTGCATTTCCGCACACATGCGGTCAACAATAACCTGCTTAATTTGCCACTTCCACCTGCACCACCCATGTCACATCACTACCATCACGATGCCCTGCATCATCTGGGACCACCGAACCCGGCCACCCAAATGGGAATGGCTGCCATGGCCCATATGTTGGCCCCACCACCTCCTCCACCGCCCACGCCCAGCGAAGGACGCTACACGATGCTACACCACACGGCTGCTCAGAGATTGCATTACTAA
- the LOC119546020 gene encoding ubiA prenyltransferase domain-containing protein 1 homolog, whose translation MATTSQLLPNGNLSRNGKTKREDEEEEVEVGSGTSAGAGRDTLTGLTGLTGHPSTSTSGTFMKLKTYLLALRPWSLSASLVPTLLGSALAHRSQWAAEFSLATFFLTAFTVVTVHCAGNVVNTYFDFIKGIDKQKADDRTLVDHILTKDEVVSLGAILYMAGCGGFVLLAVLSPAKMEHLALIYFGGLSSSFLYTGGIGFKYIALGDLVILILFGPISVLFAFMSQTGHVDWTTMGYAIPLALNTEAILHSNNTRDADNDRRAGIVTLAILIGRTASHVLYAMLLFAPYSLFFIFGLKYSLWFLLPLVTLPQAFQIEKRFRNEQTMHLVPRQTAKLNFFFGILYIVACCCAQQLPTFGFRKH comes from the exons ATGGCCACAACAAGCCAGCTGTTGCCCAATGGCAATCTGTCCAGAAATGGCAAGACCAAAAGGGAggatgaggaggaggaggtggaagTGGGATCTGGAACTAGTGCAGGTGCTGGAAGGGATACACTAACGGGACTAACAGGACTAACAGGACacccatccacatccacatccggCACCTTTATGAAACTGAAAACCTATCTCCTAGCTCTTCGTCCCTGGTCGCTGTCCGCCAGTCTGGTGCCCACGCTCCTCGGCTCGGCGCTGGCCCACCGCTCCCAGTGGGCGGCGGAGTTCTCGCTGGCCACCTTCTTCCTCACCGCCTTCACCGTGGTCACCGTCCACTGCGCCGGTAACGTGGTGAACACCTACTTCGACTTCATCAAGGGAATCGACAAGCAGAAGGCCGACGACCGCACTCTGGTGGACCACATACTCACCAAGGATGAG GTGGTCTCGCTGGGCGCCATACTGTACATGGCCGGCTGCGGGGGTTTTGTTTTGCTGGCTGTGCTCAGTCCCGCCAAAATGGAACATCTTGCGCTGATCTACTTCGGTGGATTGTCTTCGAGTTTCCTGTATACAGGAGGCATTGGTTTCAAATACATCGCCCTGGGAGATCTGGTGATACTGATACTCTTCGGACCCATCTCAGTGCTTTTTGCCTTCATGTCACAAACAGGTCACGTGGACTGGACGACTATGGGCTATGCGATTCCACTGGCCCTCAACACGGAGGCCATCCTGCACAGCAATAATACCAGAGATGCGGACAATGATCGCCGGGCTGGAATCGTAACACTGGCCATTTTAATAGGACGCACTGCCTCTCATGTTTTGTACGCAATGCTGCTCTTCGCACCCTACTCGCTGTTCTTCATCTTCGGCTTGAAGTACTCCCTGTGGTTTCTGCTACCATTGGTGACCCTGCCACAAGCCTTCCAGATAGAGAAGCGTTTCCGGAACGAGCAAACGATGCACTTGGTGCCACGGCAAACAGCAAAGCTGAACTTCTTCTTTGGCATCTTGTACATCGTGGCCTGCTGTTGTGCCCAGCAGTTGCCGACTTTTGGATTCCGGAAACATTGA
- the LOC119546019 gene encoding probable cytochrome P450 303a1, producing the protein MFYAVIWIFCATLLAILFGGVRKPRRFPPGPRWYPIVGSALQVSQLRCRLGMFCKVIDVFAKQYVNPYGFFGLKIGKDKVVIAYTNDAISEMMTNEDIDGRPDGIFYRLRTFNSRLGVLLTDGEMWVEQRRFILRHLKNFGFARSGMMDIVHNEATCLLQDLKDQVAKSGGKQARIEMHDLTSVYVLNTLWCMLSGRRYEPGSPEITELLETFFELFKNIDMVGALFSHFPLLRFIAPDYSGYNGFVESHRSLYSFMSKEIELHRLTYKNYDEPRDLMDSYLRAQEEGNDDKGMFSDESLLAICLDMFLAGSETTNKSLGFCFMHLVLQPEIQERAFQEIKDVVGLERIPEWSRDRSKLPYCEAITLEAVRMFMVHTFGIPHRAVCDTRLSGYEIPKDTMVVACFRGMLMNPVDFPDPEAFDPERFLFEGHLKLPEAFNPFGFGRHRCMGDLLGRQNLFMFTTTVLQNFKMVAIPGQVPEEIPLEGATAAVKPYDIMLVTREQ; encoded by the coding sequence ATGTTTTATGCGGTCATCTGGATTTTTTGCGCCACTCTTTTGGCCATCTTGTTTGGAGGAGTGCGAAAACCGAGGCGTTTTCCGCCAGGACCTCGTTGGTATCCGATAGTAGGAAGTGCCCTCCAGGTTTCCCAGCTACGATGTCGTCTGGGGATGTTTTGCAAAGTGATCGATGTATTCGCCAAGCAATACGTGAACCCCTATGGCTTCTTCGGCCTAAAGATTGGCAAAGATAAGGTGGTAATAGCTTATACGAACGACGCGATAAGCGAAATGATGACAAATGAGGACATTGATGGCCGACCAGATGGCATATTTTATCGCCTGAGGACCTTCAATTCCCGGTTGGGAGTGCTTTTGACCGATGGCGAAATGTGGGTGGAGCAGCGTAGGTTTATCCTGAGACACTTGAAGAATTTCGGATTTGCCCGAAGTGGCATGATGGATATTGTCCACAATGAGGCCACCTGTTTGCTGCAGGACCTAAAGGATCAAGTGGCGAAGTCTGGAGGCAAGCAGGCGCGAATTGAAATGCACGATCTGACGAGTGTTTATGTCTTAAATACCCTCTGGTGCATGCTGAGTGGTAGGAGATATGAGCCCGGCTCTCCGGAGATCACGGAGCTACTGGAGACCTTTTTTGAGCTCTTCAAGAACATCGACATGGTGGGTGCTCTCTTCAGTCACTTTCCGCTTCTTCGATTCATAGCTCCGGACTACTCTGGATACAATGGATTTGTGGAAAGTCATCGTTCCTTGTATTCCTTCATGAGCAAGGAGATCGAGCTGCATCGCTTGACCTACAAGAACTACGATGAGCCCAGAGATCTGATGGACTCGTATCTCCGTGCCCAGGAGGAGGGAAATGATGATAAGGGAATGTTCAGTGATGAAAGCCTGCTGGCCATTTGCTTGGATATGTTTTTGGCTGGATCGGAGACGACCAACAAGAGTCTGGGTTTCTGTTTCATGCACTTGGTGCTGCAGCCGGAAATCCAGGAGCGGGCCTTCCAGGAAATTAAGGATGTGGTGGGCCTGGAGCGCATACCCGAGTGGTCTAGGGATCGCTCCAAGCTGCCATATTGCGAGGCCATCACATTGGAAGCGGTCAGGATGTTTATGGTGCACACTTTTGGCATACCGCATCGAGCAGTCTGCGATACCCGATTGTCGGGCTATGAAATTCCAAAGGACACAATGGTAGTGGCTTGTTTCAGGGGAATGCTGATGAACCCAGTGGACTTTCCCGATCCGGAGGCATTTGATCCCGAGAGATTTCTCTTCGAAGGTCATTTAAAGCTACCCGAAGCCTTCAATCCCTTTGGATTCGGTCGTCATCGCTGCATGGGCGATTTGTTGGGGAGGCAGAATCTGTTTATGTTCACAACCACAGTGCTGCAGAACTTTAAAATGGTGGCCATTCCTGGCCAGGTGCCGGAGGAGATTCCGCTCGAAGGAGCCACCGCTGCCGTAAAGCCATACGACATCATGTTGGTAACTAGGGAGCAATAA